From Cucumis melo cultivar AY chromosome 1, USDA_Cmelo_AY_1.0, whole genome shotgun sequence, a single genomic window includes:
- the LOC103492822 gene encoding uncharacterized protein LOC103492822, whose translation MGRSRRKYKKSRPKVKVGLPKRNPNVFKPSFCMPPKLRSLLAEQFEEDPTWDEKGSVIQNYKSFGVISNPNLLSVRSRTDHIVESDSLQVPPSDDPDSVLDSSGSDVEEDDLKTALGKKRKDGKSAPLQPLTTLQRVHVGKLIEKYGDDYQRMFMDTKLNSMQHSVATLEKLCKRYHSCLDKNPLILTRK comes from the exons ATGGGAAGGTCTCGAAGAAAGTACAAGAAATCTCGCCCAAAAGTTAAGGTTGGTTTGCCCAAAAGAAACCCTAATGTCTTCAAGCCGTCTTTTTGCATGCCGCCTAAGCTCCGCTCCTTGCTCGCCGAACAATTTGAAGAAGATCCAACATGGGATGAGAAAGGAAGTGtcattcaaaattataaatccTTCGGTGTCATTTCTAATCCTAATTTGCTCAGTGTTCGTTCCCGCACTGATCACATCGTTGAAAGCGACTCTCTCCAAGTCCCGCCATCCGATGACCCTGACTCCGTTCTTGATTCTTCCGGTAGTGATGTTGAAGAGGACG ATTTGAAAACAGCGTTGGGAAAGAAGCGCAAAGATGGGAAATCTGCACCTCTACAACCGTTGACCACACTTCAGCGTGTTCATGTCGGTAAGTTAATCGAGAAATATGGAGATGATTACCAG AGGATGTTTATGGATACAAAGCTGAACTCAATGCAGCATTCTGTTGCCACTCTGGAGAAACTATGCAAAAGATATCACAGTTGTTTAGATAAGAATCCCTTGATATTGACTCGTAAATGA